From the genome of Deinococcus sp. AJ005, one region includes:
- a CDS encoding PLP-dependent aminotransferase family protein: protein MLVPPLPGEALHARVARTLRDAITGGLLPGGTRLPGHRRLAGALGVSRNTLVDALAGLEAEGYLRVQGRSGTVVCVPASFPEGTQPLDDLPLSAWATRALSGGVDDAGGDYAVDFRVGQPVPELYPEAAWTAALARQAGRLGRRTQEGRLSDPLGPLETRRALSAYLNAARGARVTPEMVMLTGGTQSALDALARVFLEPGRVAVVEDPTYPGARAALAATGAAVVPVAVDGGGLQPQHLPPQATLLYLTPGCQYPTGVTLGAARRAELILWARHGNAFILEDDYAADLHHTGRPLPVMQGLAPDRVILLGSFSKSLAPATRSGFLVAPPPVLRVLARTRPLTDRAPGTLDALALADVLDSGAYARHLRRARQLIAHRHEVLLAALAEWLPDWEVRGVASGLHVHVRLPAGMSETQAVAAAALRGVALSAVAPLSASGGQPAVLLAFAHLPPDNIRRGVRLVAASI, encoded by the coding sequence ATGCTGGTCCCTCCACTGCCCGGTGAGGCCCTGCACGCCCGCGTGGCCCGCACCCTGCGCGACGCCATAACGGGCGGTCTGCTACCGGGGGGCACCCGACTGCCCGGTCACCGCCGTCTGGCCGGGGCGCTGGGGGTCTCGCGCAATACGCTGGTGGACGCGCTGGCGGGGCTGGAGGCCGAGGGCTATCTGCGGGTGCAGGGCCGCAGCGGCACGGTGGTGTGCGTGCCCGCCTCTTTCCCGGAAGGGACGCAGCCCCTGGATGACCTGCCGCTCAGCGCCTGGGCCACCCGCGCGCTGTCGGGCGGCGTGGACGACGCGGGAGGCGACTACGCTGTGGATTTCCGTGTGGGCCAGCCGGTGCCGGAACTGTACCCGGAGGCGGCCTGGACGGCGGCGCTGGCCCGTCAGGCGGGGCGACTGGGCAGGCGGACGCAGGAGGGGCGGCTCTCTGATCCGCTGGGACCGCTGGAGACCCGCCGCGCCCTGTCCGCTTACCTGAATGCGGCGCGTGGCGCCCGGGTCACGCCCGAGATGGTGATGCTCACGGGCGGTACGCAGTCCGCTCTGGACGCCCTGGCCCGCGTGTTTCTGGAGCCGGGGCGGGTGGCGGTGGTGGAAGACCCCACCTATCCGGGCGCACGTGCGGCGCTGGCCGCAACTGGGGCGGCGGTGGTCCCGGTGGCCGTGGATGGAGGAGGACTCCAGCCCCAGCATCTGCCCCCGCAGGCCACATTGCTGTACCTGACCCCCGGCTGCCAGTACCCCACCGGAGTGACCCTGGGGGCTGCCCGCCGCGCCGAACTGATCCTCTGGGCACGGCACGGCAATGCCTTTATTCTGGAAGACGACTACGCCGCCGACCTGCACCACACAGGCCGCCCGTTGCCCGTGATGCAGGGGCTGGCCCCGGACCGCGTGATCCTGCTGGGTAGCTTCAGCAAAAGTCTGGCCCCCGCCACCCGCAGCGGTTTTCTGGTGGCTCCGCCCCCGGTCCTGCGCGTGCTGGCCCGCACGCGCCCCCTAACGGACCGCGCCCCCGGCACGCTGGACGCCCTGGCACTGGCGGACGTGCTGGATTCTGGGGCTTACGCGCGGCATCTGCGCCGGGCGCGGCAACTGATCGCCCACCGGCATGAGGTTCTGCTGGCGGCCCTGGCCGAGTGGTTGCCTGACTGGGAGGTCCGGGGCGTGGCCTCTGGGCTGCATGTTCATGTCCGTCTCCCTGCTGGCATGAGCGAAACGCAGGCCGTGGCGGCGGCTGCGCTGCGCGGGGTGGCGCTGTCAGCCGTCGCGCCCCTCTCGGCCAGTGGCGGACAGCCTGCCGTGCTGCTGGCCTTCGCGCACCTGCCGCCCGACAACATCCGGCGCGGCGTCCGGCTGGTGGCTGCCTCCATCTGA
- a CDS encoding transglutaminaseTgpA domain-containing protein, producing MTADQTQKAERPATPLASPRTSGPTLSLRPTRFGLAFLLLVTLTLVGCINYGLSLGYGLTFLLGGVWVMASTGVARAARQVRLSLSAPIEASAGGEALFTLSVTSTVAGAVTVNLKSSAGDIRTVTLRVAAGEVRTLTVPVPARTRGPLTLTASAPAALDFLGLWAAGLAAPLPVTVNVAPAPETNAPPAPPRTVPGLEGSHSRTRGDEEFAGLRPYTPGDSPRQISWRHVARTGNLLTRETDAAQGQVRLLDWADTGGISGGDTEARLSRLAAWVREMDHAGLPFALKLPGAALAAGSGETQRLAALTLLAGVSPFPPATPPARLKLLAATDTDALRVTLLALAFTLVPGVLRQPLWDSALVAGLLTYGAFRTRRPLSMRPLPAIPTWLLGVVAGLAAVGLNATYGTLLGSAAGTALLGLLVALKTAESHGRRDGHLLVLLGLFVASTHFFHGQGPLTALHAVLSAALLLAAASRWTAPTRTDLKESSRENEADLPANLIRSGGLLALAVPLALTLFVLFPRPESPLWQLPVQGGASTGLSNEIRAGEYSNLAQNRAVAFRADFTGALPPPDQRYWRGPVYEAYDGQSWKQVRIGGPSASVEPLAGRAAWNYTLTLEPSGNPWLLALDTPLQLPQGAFLTTAFQAVTQRPISARRRVTLESRPARLGVSENIQRLQFDLSLPAGQSPRAAVLGESWRGLPPQGRIEAGLDYLRQGGFSYTLSPPLLPAQDRVDAFLFGTKQGFCEHYAQSFVFLMRAAGLPARIVGGYLGGEVNPDGGYLIVRQQDAHAWAEVWMQGQGWQRVDPTAVVAPARVNAGLSTALTQPQAQAAAAATSLSRLGLRLDALQNRWNDLVVGYDGGQQQALLSRVGLGGVGSAAYLAVLPLLLGLALLPALWWLRQGARPRDPAARALHDLTVRLGLPRAPGETPSAYAARAAAARPHLAPALDEVVRAYQVARYAPGDAAEALKTLALALRKVKR from the coding sequence ATGACCGCAGATCAGACCCAGAAGGCAGAGCGCCCAGCAACTCCTCTCGCCTCTCCACGCACTTCAGGCCCGACGCTTTCTCTGCGGCCCACCCGCTTTGGCCTCGCGTTTCTGCTGCTGGTCACGCTGACCCTGGTGGGCTGCATCAACTACGGCCTGAGCCTGGGCTACGGCCTGACCTTTCTGCTGGGCGGCGTGTGGGTCATGGCCTCTACCGGGGTGGCCCGCGCCGCACGGCAGGTGCGCCTGAGCCTGAGCGCGCCCATTGAAGCCAGTGCTGGCGGTGAAGCGCTGTTCACCCTGTCGGTCACTTCAACGGTGGCGGGTGCAGTCACGGTCAATCTGAAAAGCAGCGCGGGCGATATCCGCACCGTGACCCTGCGCGTAGCAGCAGGAGAGGTCCGCACCCTGACTGTGCCGGTTCCCGCCCGCACACGCGGCCCGCTGACGCTGACGGCCTCTGCCCCTGCCGCGCTGGATTTTCTGGGCTTGTGGGCGGCGGGTCTGGCTGCGCCCTTGCCAGTCACGGTCAACGTCGCCCCGGCCCCGGAGACGAACGCGCCCCCCGCGCCCCCGCGCACGGTGCCGGGTCTGGAGGGCAGCCACAGCCGCACGCGCGGCGACGAGGAATTCGCTGGCCTGCGTCCCTACACCCCCGGCGACTCGCCCCGGCAGATTTCTTGGCGGCATGTGGCCCGCACCGGCAACCTGCTGACCCGAGAAACCGACGCCGCGCAGGGCCAGGTGCGTCTGCTGGACTGGGCGGATACTGGAGGTATTTCCGGGGGGGATACAGAGGCCCGCCTCTCCCGACTGGCCGCCTGGGTGAGGGAGATGGACCACGCGGGCCTGCCCTTCGCGCTCAAGCTGCCCGGTGCGGCGCTGGCAGCAGGCAGTGGCGAGACGCAACGGCTGGCCGCCCTGACGCTGCTGGCGGGTGTTTCCCCCTTCCCTCCAGCCACGCCTCCCGCCCGTCTCAAGCTGCTGGCGGCCACCGACACCGACGCCTTGCGGGTCACGCTGCTGGCGCTGGCGTTTACCCTCGTGCCGGGGGTGCTGCGGCAGCCGCTGTGGGATTCGGCACTGGTGGCGGGGCTGCTGACATACGGGGCATTTCGCACGCGCCGCCCACTGTCCATGCGCCCTTTGCCTGCCATTCCCACCTGGCTGCTGGGGGTGGTGGCCGGACTGGCCGCCGTGGGCCTGAACGCCACGTACGGCACGCTGCTGGGCAGTGCCGCTGGAACCGCGCTGCTGGGACTGCTGGTGGCCCTCAAGACCGCCGAGAGCCACGGCAGGCGCGACGGCCACCTGCTGGTGCTGCTGGGGCTGTTCGTCGCCAGCACGCACTTTTTCCACGGGCAGGGACCGCTGACCGCCCTGCACGCCGTTCTCAGCGCGGCGCTGTTGTTGGCAGCGGCCTCGCGTTGGACCGCGCCAACGCGCACTGATCTCAAGGAAAGCAGCCGGGAGAATGAGGCGGACCTGCCAGCCAACCTGATCCGCAGCGGCGGACTGCTGGCGCTGGCCGTGCCGCTGGCGCTGACGCTGTTCGTGCTGTTCCCCCGCCCAGAAAGCCCACTGTGGCAACTGCCAGTTCAGGGCGGGGCCAGCACCGGCCTGTCCAACGAGATTCGCGCCGGGGAGTACAGCAATCTGGCGCAGAACCGCGCGGTGGCCTTTCGTGCCGACTTCACGGGCGCATTGCCCCCCCCGGATCAGCGCTACTGGCGCGGCCCGGTCTATGAAGCCTATGACGGCCAGTCCTGGAAACAGGTGCGGATCGGCGGACCGTCTGCCAGCGTCGAACCGCTGGCGGGGAGGGCGGCCTGGAATTACACGCTGACGCTGGAACCGTCCGGCAATCCCTGGCTGCTGGCGCTGGACACCCCGCTGCAACTTCCCCAGGGCGCATTCCTGACCACTGCGTTTCAGGCCGTGACCCAGCGCCCGATCAGCGCCCGTCGCCGCGTGACCCTGGAAAGTCGCCCGGCCCGGCTGGGGGTCAGCGAGAACATACAGCGCCTGCAATTTGACCTGTCGCTGCCCGCCGGGCAGAGTCCACGCGCTGCCGTGCTGGGCGAAAGCTGGCGCGGTCTGCCGCCCCAGGGGCGCATCGAGGCGGGGCTGGATTACCTGCGCCAGGGCGGCTTCTCGTACACCCTCTCGCCGCCGCTGCTGCCCGCGCAGGACCGGGTGGACGCCTTCCTGTTCGGCACAAAACAGGGCTTTTGCGAACACTACGCGCAGTCCTTTGTTTTCCTGATGCGCGCCGCCGGACTGCCCGCCCGGATTGTCGGCGGCTACCTGGGCGGCGAGGTCAATCCCGATGGCGGCTACCTGATCGTGCGCCAGCAGGACGCCCACGCCTGGGCCGAGGTCTGGATGCAGGGCCAGGGCTGGCAGCGCGTGGACCCCACCGCCGTGGTGGCCCCCGCCCGCGTGAATGCCGGGCTGTCCACCGCCCTGACCCAGCCTCAGGCACAGGCCGCCGCCGCCGCCACTTCCCTGAGCCGTCTGGGCCTGCGGCTGGACGCCCTGCAAAACCGCTGGAACGATCTGGTCGTGGGTTATGACGGTGGGCAACAACAGGCGCTGCTCTCGCGGGTGGGCTTGGGCGGCGTCGGTTCGGCGGCGTATCTGGCAGTGTTGCCGCTGCTGCTGGGGCTGGCGCTGCTGCCCGCGCTGTGGTGGTTGCGGCAGGGCGCGCGCCCGCGTGATCCTGCTGCCCGCGCCCTGCATGACCTGACCGTGCGTCTGGGCCTGCCCCGCGCCCCCGGCGAAACCCCCAGCGCTTACGCTGCCCGTGCCGCCGCTGCCCGCCCCCATTTGGCCCCCGCTCTGGATGAGGTGGTCCGCGCCTATCAGGTGGCCCGCTACGCGCCGGGCGACGCGGCAGAGGCTCTAAAGACGCTGGCGCTAGCGCTGCGGAAGGTCAAACGGTAG
- a CDS encoding AAA family ATPase, protein MTPASPSLSHAETLKAALAQLDGVILGKPGQIRLAVACLLARGHLLIEDQPGVGKTTLAGALARTFGLDFRRVQFTADLLPADLTGISVWDAPNSAFRFHQGPVFSEVLLADEINRATPRTQGALLEAMEERQVSEGGVTRPLPDPFFVIATQNPAAFVGTSPLPEAQLDRFLMTVTLGYPDPRAERTLLETGGRSQSVRDLGAVLDAPTLLQMQREVDDIHAAAPLLDYLQLLARATREHPGLGAGLSPRALLALLAAARAWAYLAGRPMALPEDVQAVFPALAAHRLPVRGPGVDVAGLISRMLADTPIP, encoded by the coding sequence GTGACCCCTGCCTCCCCGTCCCTCTCGCACGCAGAGACCTTAAAGGCCGCGCTGGCGCAGCTCGACGGCGTGATTCTGGGCAAGCCGGGGCAGATTCGGCTGGCGGTGGCCTGCCTGCTGGCGCGCGGGCACCTGCTGATCGAGGACCAGCCGGGGGTGGGCAAGACCACGCTGGCCGGGGCGCTGGCCCGCACCTTCGGGCTGGACTTCCGGCGCGTGCAGTTCACCGCCGATCTGCTGCCCGCCGATCTGACCGGCATCAGCGTGTGGGACGCGCCCAATTCGGCCTTCCGTTTTCATCAGGGGCCAGTCTTCAGCGAGGTCCTGCTGGCCGACGAGATCAACCGCGCCACCCCCCGCACCCAGGGCGCGCTGCTGGAAGCGATGGAGGAACGGCAGGTCAGCGAGGGCGGCGTGACCCGGCCCCTGCCTGATCCCTTCTTCGTGATCGCCACGCAGAACCCGGCGGCCTTCGTGGGCACCTCGCCGCTGCCCGAGGCGCAACTGGACCGTTTTCTGATGACCGTCACGCTGGGCTACCCGGACCCGCGTGCCGAGCGCACCCTGCTGGAAACCGGGGGCCGCAGCCAGAGCGTGCGTGATCTGGGGGCCGTTCTGGACGCCCCCACCCTGCTCCAGATGCAGCGTGAGGTGGACGATATTCACGCCGCCGCGCCGCTACTGGATTACCTGCAACTGCTGGCCCGCGCCACCCGCGAGCATCCGGGGCTGGGTGCCGGCCTCAGCCCGCGCGCGTTGCTGGCGCTGCTGGCTGCCGCCCGTGCCTGGGCCTACCTTGCAGGCCGCCCGATGGCCCTGCCCGAGGATGTGCAGGCCGTTTTTCCCGCGCTGGCCGCCCACCGTCTGCCCGTGCGCGGTCCGGGTGTAGATGTGGCGGGGTTGATCTCCCGGATGCTGGCGGACACGCCGATTCCGTGA
- the mce gene encoding methylmalonyl-CoA epimerase has product MSVTHLDHVAVATPDLDTGSAPYLALGLHPEGPDEDVQTQGVRVRAFQVGETLIELLMPTRPDSPIAAYLEKRGPGLHHTAYRVADLDAEMTRLRSEGARFLSEAPTPGRAGTRVAFLHPKWGAGTLIELVEHPRDPDWV; this is encoded by the coding sequence ATGTCTGTCACGCATTTGGATCATGTCGCCGTCGCCACCCCCGATCTGGACACCGGAAGCGCCCCGTATCTGGCGCTGGGCCTGCACCCCGAGGGGCCGGACGAGGACGTGCAGACCCAGGGCGTGCGTGTGCGTGCCTTTCAGGTGGGCGAGACCCTGATCGAGTTGCTGATGCCCACCCGCCCCGACAGCCCGATTGCCGCCTACCTTGAGAAACGTGGACCGGGCCTGCATCACACCGCCTACCGCGTGGCCGATCTGGACGCCGAGATGACCCGTCTACGCAGCGAGGGCGCACGCTTCCTGAGCGAAGCACCCACGCCAGGCCGGGCCGGAACGCGGGTGGCCTTTCTGCATCCCAAATGGGGCGCGGGAACGCTGATCGAACTGGTGGAACACCCCCGCGACCCGGACTGGGTTTGA
- a CDS encoding VOC family protein, whose protein sequence is MTTPSLILPAITSVGAVTLLTADLPRLQTFYGSLLGLGVLAETAEEVTLGAHGTPLLRLRAADLPPASVSRPGLYHTAFLLPTRADLGRWLAHAAQMGLRIGSGDHLVSEAFYLSDPDGNGIEVYADRPRDTWTFENGQVQMDTVAVDSGAVLSSAGLNAGTLADAPAYAGAPAGTVLGHVHLKVGSAEQAARFYCDTLGLDLMADLGSAVFMSWGGYHHHVGLNEWHTRGQTAPQTPALGLDEVEFLTPDLAGLRFHLKDQIDVQDSGDTLGLRDPWGNQITVRQTA, encoded by the coding sequence ATGACCACGCCTTCCCTGATCCTGCCCGCCATCACCAGTGTCGGTGCAGTCACGCTGCTGACCGCCGATCTGCCGCGCCTGCAAACTTTTTACGGGAGCCTGCTGGGTCTGGGTGTCCTGGCGGAAACGGCTGAGGAGGTCACGCTGGGCGCGCACGGCACGCCGCTGCTGCGGCTGCGGGCCGCCGATTTACCCCCTGCCTCCGTCTCGCGTCCGGGGTTGTACCACACGGCATTCCTGCTGCCCACGCGGGCCGATCTGGGTCGCTGGCTGGCGCATGCCGCACAGATGGGGCTACGCATCGGCAGCGGCGATCATCTGGTCAGTGAGGCGTTCTACCTGAGCGATCCCGACGGCAACGGCATCGAGGTCTACGCGGACCGCCCGCGCGACACCTGGACCTTCGAGAACGGGCAGGTGCAGATGGATACCGTGGCGGTGGATTCAGGAGCCGTGCTGAGCAGCGCCGGATTAAATGCAGGCACCTTGGCCGACGCGCCCGCCTATGCCGGAGCGCCCGCTGGAACCGTGCTGGGCCACGTCCACCTGAAAGTCGGCAGCGCCGAACAGGCTGCCCGGTTCTACTGCGACACGCTGGGGCTGGACCTGATGGCGGACCTGGGCAGCGCCGTGTTCATGTCGTGGGGCGGGTATCACCACCACGTCGGTCTGAACGAATGGCACACAAGGGGGCAGACGGCCCCGCAGACACCCGCACTGGGGCTGGACGAGGTGGAATTCCTGACCCCTGATCTGGCGGGGCTGCGCTTTCATCTCAAAGACCAGATTGACGTGCAGGACAGCGGCGACACTCTCGGCCTGCGCGATCCCTGGGGCAACCAGATCACGGTGCGGCAGACGGCCTGA
- a CDS encoding GAF domain-containing protein encodes MTDAHPPNLPALAAVQATRLLIHLQRVTQDLAALRLPDAIFKIVLRDVLEALGGLGGTVLLIQGEHLVVAARRGQTDDSVWQDGSLGEPGPGIDALGTNTPLFFEHAGTLVAAYPALEARTGGVAAVASAVLPLTADGRPLGVIVLDFKEPHDFTPDERHFLQTLAVHCALALDRARLASNLERQIQDRTAELEAFVRFTEAADGETDVVALAQQAMDVLTVLFPGCTSAYYGLEDGQWRVRAYTSDLEAQPDLLASIKAGMPLDTPVFARPMQTGQPVFVDGWDSKKEHFAHTEDYQSVATFPLMVGGTIQAMFALGIKDAPRWSAHHQAVFRSVGRSLRLALERTETARQLAAQNAELLARTRALEGFAALTHDLGLTTDASVLIERAMTLVLSLLPPGYAAFWQISGKLWHATSLIGDVGKPELQTAMNAGFPVGQTPSLDLPHQTREPLFQNHYDPTRDIAPELVEHLATVATLPVVVGGEVTGIFAVPLFGPHSWNAADQAVLKTTVHSLGLALERAEQARQLVAQRDLLQASNEELEAFTYSVSHDLRTPVRHITSFGDLLRRSLPEPLEARAERYLGIISTAADNLNTLIDGMLDVSRASRQLLKAEQVELDRVFSAVRHEVGVALPQRQIDWQVGALPTVTGDAGLLRRVVTALVDNAVKYTRGQDRAVIEVWAEDRGQSWTVLVRDNGVGFNPQYGDKLFTMFQRLHRQEDFEGAAVSLANARRIVARHGGMMTAEGQLGVGATFGFTLPKASA; translated from the coding sequence ATGACCGACGCCCATCCACCGAACCTCCCTGCCTTAGCGGCGGTGCAGGCAACGCGGCTTCTTATCCATCTCCAGCGTGTGACGCAGGATCTGGCCGCGCTTCGCCTGCCGGACGCCATCTTCAAGATCGTGCTGCGAGATGTTCTGGAGGCCCTGGGAGGTCTTGGTGGGACGGTCCTGTTGATCCAGGGTGAACACCTGGTCGTCGCCGCGAGACGGGGGCAGACCGATGACAGCGTCTGGCAGGACGGGAGTCTTGGAGAGCCGGGTCCCGGCATCGACGCACTGGGCACGAACACGCCGCTGTTCTTTGAACACGCTGGCACGCTGGTGGCCGCCTACCCGGCCCTCGAGGCCCGCACGGGCGGTGTGGCCGCCGTGGCGAGCGCGGTGCTGCCCCTGACAGCAGATGGCCGCCCGCTGGGCGTGATCGTGCTGGACTTCAAAGAGCCGCACGACTTCACCCCGGATGAACGGCACTTTCTGCAAACGCTGGCCGTTCACTGCGCCCTGGCCCTGGACCGCGCCCGGCTTGCCAGCAACCTGGAGAGGCAGATACAGGACCGTACCGCCGAACTCGAAGCCTTCGTGCGCTTCACCGAGGCGGCGGACGGCGAGACCGACGTGGTGGCCCTGGCCCAGCAGGCCATGGACGTCCTGACCGTGCTGTTCCCCGGCTGCACCAGTGCCTACTACGGCCTGGAAGACGGTCAGTGGCGCGTCAGGGCCTACACCAGCGATCTGGAGGCCCAGCCGGACCTTCTGGCCAGCATCAAGGCCGGCATGCCGCTGGACACCCCGGTCTTCGCCCGGCCCATGCAGACGGGTCAGCCTGTCTTCGTTGACGGCTGGGACTCCAAGAAAGAACATTTTGCCCACACCGAGGACTACCAGAGTGTCGCCACTTTTCCGCTGATGGTGGGCGGCACCATCCAGGCGATGTTCGCCCTGGGAATCAAGGACGCCCCGCGCTGGTCCGCGCACCATCAGGCGGTGTTCCGTTCGGTGGGACGCAGCCTCCGGCTGGCCCTGGAGCGCACCGAGACGGCCCGGCAACTCGCCGCCCAGAACGCCGAACTGCTGGCCCGCACGCGCGCCCTGGAAGGCTTCGCGGCCCTGACGCATGACCTGGGGCTGACCACGGACGCCAGCGTTCTGATCGAGCGGGCCATGACCCTGGTTCTCTCGTTACTGCCGCCGGGGTACGCCGCCTTCTGGCAGATCAGCGGCAAGCTGTGGCACGCCACCTCGCTGATCGGCGACGTGGGCAAGCCGGAATTGCAGACCGCCATGAACGCGGGTTTCCCGGTGGGCCAGACCCCCAGCCTGGACCTGCCCCACCAGACCCGAGAGCCGCTGTTCCAGAACCACTACGATCCCACACGCGACATCGCCCCGGAACTCGTGGAGCATCTCGCCACCGTGGCCACCCTGCCCGTGGTGGTGGGCGGCGAGGTCACTGGGATTTTCGCCGTACCCCTGTTTGGGCCACACTCATGGAACGCTGCCGATCAGGCGGTCCTGAAGACGACGGTCCACAGCCTGGGGCTGGCGTTGGAACGCGCCGAGCAGGCCCGGCAGCTCGTGGCCCAGCGTGACCTGCTGCAAGCCTCGAACGAGGAGCTGGAGGCGTTTACCTACTCGGTTTCCCATGATCTGCGGACCCCGGTACGGCATATCACCAGTTTTGGCGATCTGCTACGCCGTTCCCTGCCGGAGCCGCTGGAGGCCAGGGCAGAGCGGTATCTGGGGATCATCAGCACCGCTGCTGACAACCTGAACACGCTGATTGACGGCATGCTGGACGTCTCGCGTGCCTCACGCCAGTTGCTGAAGGCCGAACAGGTGGAACTGGACCGGGTGTTCAGTGCCGTGCGCCATGAGGTGGGCGTGGCCCTGCCGCAGCGCCAGATCGACTGGCAGGTGGGTGCGCTGCCCACCGTCACAGGGGACGCGGGGTTGCTGCGCCGGGTGGTGACGGCCCTGGTAGACAACGCGGTGAAATACACCCGTGGCCAGGACAGGGCGGTGATCGAAGTCTGGGCGGAGGACCGTGGGCAGAGCTGGACGGTGCTGGTGCGGGACAACGGCGTGGGCTTCAACCCGCAGTACGGCGACAAGCTGTTCACCATGTTCCAGCGGCTGCACCGTCAGGAGGACTTCGAGGGAGCGGCGGTCAGTCTGGCCAACGCGCGGCGCATCGTGGCCCGGCACGGCGGAATGATGACGGCGGAAGGTCAGTTGGGGGTGGGGGCCACCTTCGGCTTTACCCTGCCCAAAGCGTCTGCCTGA
- a CDS encoding VanZ family protein — MTPPATSSRFRAVWWLISLGIMGTIWWLSSSADTPGPPLVHPLDWIAHFTAYFALAYTLGRATGRRDIALLIAVWWGALDEVHQAFVPGRDAGVIDWLFDLAGAWIGSRWATRRRGTREDGEGDAETVRNQTW, encoded by the coding sequence TTGACGCCGCCCGCAACCTCTTCCCGCTTCCGGGCCGTGTGGTGGCTGATCTCTCTGGGCATCATGGGAACGATCTGGTGGCTGAGCAGCAGCGCCGACACGCCGGGACCACCGCTGGTGCATCCGCTGGACTGGATCGCCCACTTCACCGCGTATTTTGCGCTGGCATACACGCTGGGCCGGGCGACGGGGCGGCGGGACATCGCCCTGCTGATCGCGGTGTGGTGGGGCGCGTTGGACGAGGTACATCAGGCATTCGTGCCGGGCCGCGATGCGGGCGTCATCGACTGGCTGTTCGATCTGGCCGGGGCGTGGATCGGCTCGCGCTGGGCGACGCGGCGCAGGGGCACGCGGGAGGATGGAGAAGGGGACGCAGAGACGGTTCGCAATCAGACGTGGTAG
- the rpsT gene encoding 30S ribosomal protein S20, with protein MALRHKSAQKRHRQSLKRRMINRSRKSTIKTFTKKAMAAITNGEDLNAAQSKAESLIDKAAKGSTMHKNTAARKKSRLAKAINKAKAAQEGAAQS; from the coding sequence ATGGCTTTACGTCACAAATCTGCCCAGAAGCGCCACCGCCAGAGCCTCAAGCGCCGCATGATCAACCGCAGCCGCAAAAGCACCATCAAGACCTTTACCAAAAAGGCGATGGCTGCCATCACCAACGGTGAGGACCTGAACGCCGCCCAGAGCAAGGCCGAGAGCCTGATCGACAAGGCCGCCAAGGGCAGCACCATGCACAAGAACACCGCCGCGCGCAAGAAGAGCCGTCTGGCCAAGGCCATCAACAAGGCCAAAGCCGCACAGGAAGGCGCAGCGCAGAGCTAA
- a CDS encoding diguanylate cyclase codes for MSVTLGSIEGEANALLNIGATYISLGAAVSQLNPDTLAVQDVMQSADDALYAAKYAGRNRVEIRQVKASAG; via the coding sequence TTGAGCGTGACATTGGGCAGCATCGAGGGCGAGGCCAATGCACTCCTTAACATCGGGGCAACGTACATCAGCCTGGGGGCGGCGGTCTCGCAGTTGAATCCCGACACGTTGGCGGTCCAGGACGTGATGCAAAGCGCCGACGACGCGCTGTACGCTGCAAAGTACGCGGGCCGCAACCGGGTGGAGATCCGGCAGGTGAAGGCGTCCGCCGGGTAA
- a CDS encoding fructosamine kinase family protein: MSRSIAPSLMPLLHHHLGGPILEATPLSGGDISDVYRLRTGRGDCVLKASRRALPHLFFAEAQDLGLLREAALRRPAGLLVPDVIAYGDAPGGWQYLLQSYLPPVAETSQGYEAQSQEALGRGLAALHSAMVPGFGGTADNYFGMLPQFNPPFQSAADFFWNARLQPQLRLAQEHLSGEDTDRFEALRQRLPGLIPTEPPSLVHGDMWHGNLLYTAAGPALIDPAAAYSHREVDLAAMKLFGGVPERVFDAYAEAFPPAPGWQDRANLWNLYPLLAHVNMFGSGYLGRTRATLNTVLNL; this comes from the coding sequence ATGTCCCGCTCCATCGCTCCATCGCTGATGCCACTGCTGCATCACCACCTGGGAGGCCCGATTCTGGAGGCCACGCCCCTGAGCGGTGGGGACATCAGCGACGTGTACCGCCTCCGCACCGGGCGGGGAGATTGTGTCCTGAAGGCCAGCCGCCGCGCCCTGCCGCACCTCTTTTTTGCGGAGGCGCAGGACCTGGGCCTGCTGCGGGAAGCCGCGTTGCGCCGCCCGGCTGGACTGCTCGTGCCGGATGTCATCGCTTACGGCGACGCGCCAGGGGGCTGGCAATACCTGCTTCAAAGTTACCTGCCGCCAGTGGCTGAAACGTCGCAAGGTTATGAGGCACAGAGTCAGGAAGCGCTGGGTCGGGGGCTGGCCGCCCTGCACAGCGCCATGGTCCCCGGATTCGGCGGCACGGCGGACAACTATTTCGGAATGCTGCCGCAGTTCAATCCGCCCTTTCAGAGCGCCGCCGACTTCTTCTGGAACGCCCGCTTGCAGCCCCAGTTACGGCTGGCGCAGGAGCATCTGTCGGGGGAAGACACGGACAGGTTCGAGGCCCTACGCCAGCGGCTGCCCGGCCTGATTCCCACCGAGCCGCCCAGCCTCGTCCACGGCGATATGTGGCACGGCAATCTGCTGTACACGGCGGCGGGGCCAGCCCTGATTGATCCAGCCGCCGCCTACAGCCACCGCGAGGTTGATCTGGCGGCCATGAAGCTGTTCGGCGGCGTGCCTGAGCGGGTTTTCGACGCCTATGCCGAAGCCTTCCCGCCCGCACCTGGCTGGCAGGACCGTGCCAACTTATGGAACCTGTATCCCCTTCTGGCCCACGTCAACATGTTCGGAAGCGGATATCTGGGCCGCACCCGCGCCACACTGAACACAGTTCTAAATTTGTAA